Below is a window of Vicia villosa cultivar HV-30 ecotype Madison, WI unplaced genomic scaffold, Vvil1.0 ctg.001954F_1_1, whole genome shotgun sequence DNA.
ataatGTTGTTTAAGGGATTTGAGATTAATACCTTGGCCCcttgatctttcttcaaataAAGGGGCACCCAAAATTTTTTCGCATATGGCGTTGTCTTGGTTGACTCGACCATTAACAACCTTACCATTGATAGGTAGAACTAATAACATGTCAACATTCTCTAGGGTGACGATACATTCGCCACATGGAAGATGAAACGTGTGTGTTTCGGGTCTCCACCTTTCCTCCAATGCgagaataaatttataataaacatGGTAATTGATTATGTTGAGAAAATGACCAAAACTTGCATGTCGTAAATACGGTTAAATATGTTCGTCGTGTAGGACATATTCATGCACATGGCAAAGAAATCTCTTAGGATGCATTAAGGTGGATTGATAATATTCCAGGGGAGAAGTGGACCTAGGCATTTGACAAAGGTCAGCGATGGGGCCACATGACAACAAATCTAATGGAATCAATGAAATTTGTCTTCAAAGGCATCAGAAACCTACCGATAACCGCATTGGTGAGAGCAACATATTGTAGGTTGGAGTCACTGTTCGATACCATAGGTTCAAAATGGATGTCAATGTTACAATTAGGGAAATTGTTTAGTTAAAGCTCTATGAAATTTATTTAGGAGGAAACTGCCAAAGCTAACACACATGGTGTTATAGTGTTTGACCATATTAAAGGTTGGTTCAGTGTACATGAGATAATAGATCATAATGAGGGAAGACCAAGGGATACTAATGGTCGAACTAGGTAGAGTTTGATGCGATTGTagaaagtttcaagcctttcgtatgccttgctctcaTGTCATAGCGGCATGTTCACATTCTTTCCTGGACGCTAGAAGACATATATCCCCCGTTTTCAAAGTCGAAAACGTATTAGATGTGTACATCAATACCTTCTCGATGGTAGCcaaggaggattattggcctgcgtATCAAGGGGACATTGTTTGGCACAATGAGCAAATGCGAAGGAAGAAAAAGGGTCGTCCTAAAAACACATGTATTCAAACCGAAATGGATAGGGAAAACAAAATGATAAGATTATGCAGTACATGCCTTCAACCCGGACACAATCGAAAAAATTGTCCGAATATTGGGTCTAGCACtgcaatataatttttatatgtcAGCCTTGATATGTAATTTATTTGTTGTCACAAagaaatttcaatttaaattcaaCTTTCATTTCATATTCAAGACAACATTCAAGTACAATAAAATAAAGACAACCACgcatacaacaacaacacaataaaCAAATAACGACTAAACAAGAATTGTTTTGTTTAAGGTTGGAGAAAATTTATTAAAACAAGAATTGTTTGAGTTATCTATTTTGATTAGTTACGAATAACATCGGTAATATTGTGATGTTTATAAATATATAGGAGACATGTTCCCTTtggttaaaatgacatgtttgtCTTGTTGTTTTAAAAATCTTATACATTCCGCATGTGTTGCTACATATCAAATACACTTGAATGAATCCAAAAATTTCTAAAGTTCATGAGTCCTTATCACTAAAATGGATTGTACAATTAAGCATGCATATCCACGAGAAAAGAGACAAATTTCTACCATAAGAGATGCATTATAGCTAACTTTGAAATAACGCCAAATTTAAGACATTTCTACATGTgtttatttccttttttatttataaCGAACTACGACTAGAGAACTATGCCAATTTGTTCTTTTtggattttgattaattgatattatattGAAAGAGTTAGGTAACATCTTTTGCAGGTCAGTTTAATAATTTAGTTACAGATGTGTCAATCAAGAAAAGGAGATACCCACATATCTTTCAATCTTCTTCTCCTCCTCATTCTAAAGAGTCATATTGTTTAATCACTAGAGAAACTGAATTACAATGAAAAAATTCAAATACAAGGATAAACTCTATAATATATGTCAGCATTGCATATGCGCTTTTATAACAAAAAGGATGtttccttcttcatcttctttagaAGAGTCTCCACCAAAGGAGGAAAAAAAGCCATtccttaccaaaaaaaaaaacactcagACAAATCACCAGGTTTAAACCTTTCCACTGAATTGTGTTGTttagaaaaaatgattttgaaaaactttgtagagtaaaattagagtttaaaaatatttttaaactcttaacggtggaaataaaatgcagaaattaaaatgATAGGAAAAAGTAGAACATCGAGAGTTATAGAGATTCAGTCAAAACAGAATAACCTACTCCTTTCCCAAAGAACATGTCTTGAGAGTTTTCACTAAACTTAAGAGCTTTTAATAGGATGTACTCACAAACCCTCATATACAAGAAAAGATGGTTGACCTCCAACCAAAAAATACAAGACTTCGCAATATGGCGGTTTGAGTGATCTCTTCCAAACGCCATATCGAAGAGGTTAGTCTCTTCTACACACGATAGATTGAAGAGTTTAGTCTTCTTTCCACAAACAAGAATCTTGGAGTAATTAGTCTTCAAGTTTTTAAATATTGCAAGCTTTTATCACGCGTTGAGCTCATGAACCTTAAATTTTGGTTTTGTACGGGCTAACCAATAACCTGTGAGATTTTAATATCGGTCTAATCTCAAACCTTATACAAGCTTTTGCCACGGAATAAGCTTTAATCTAATATTTGTTTTATCACAGACTGACCAAGATCCTAAAGAGATTTTACCACATGCTAATCTCGAACCTAAACACGACTTAGATCACATAATCCTTAAACCAAAATTACGGCAGTTTTACAAAAAGAGTATAACCAATTCCAAGATCCAAGGACTATTGCCGACATACATTCATCAAATTTGAAGACGACTCCCTTAAAAATGGCGCTGTTATAGTGCAGCCATAGACTTCAAGCGGTGACTAGCCAAATTACGGCAATTATAGTCCTTTTCATTTTGCACGTCACTTTCTCCCCGTGATAAAAGAAGGCCATAAACTCTTCCAAGGACAACTCCAAGGTTTGTGatcttaaataatcatataacttaatattaattttatttatctaacctttcttttgttttatatctgaaacaaatgctTGCAAAAGCCATTGAGAATATACTTGGATCCAACATTTGTTCTTTTCCAACATTCAATGAAATGAAGATCCAAAATCTGATCTTTACTAATAGAGATGGCGATAAATCAGAttcaaaatttgttatatatttttactttaatattctgtgtaaacaatataatattttatgtaaacaaattaatttattaatattatgtataaacaatgtaatttgtatgtaaaaaaattattttttccctCGAATTTGGTCATAAACCAATAGGTATTTGAcattagttttgaaaatataaaatagttaTTGATGGGGAATGAACCATTGATTATTTCAAATTTCATCTCGGTTATTCAAAAACGGAGGGGTAAAGTGAAAAAATTTCATGATGTCCTTCGTTACTTCGCCTCTGTAACTGAGGTTAAATCCTCTTCGCTTCCAAGGTTAAATGTGTTTTTTTGTAGTAGTGGCATGCAGTTGATGCTACCTTCTTGAATATTTTATTATGTAATATAAAATTATGTATAGATTATATGaagtcaattaattaattaattaattaatgtagTATAAAAAATATTGGTAGCGATTAGAGGTGATAATGGATATGGTATGAATAGGATACTATAATACTTGTCTCCGTATTCATAGTTAAAGAAAAATTCATATCTAATTTCATACTCGAGTGGACATCAAACTTTATACTTATATTTGTATTCTATGAGTATCTAATACCCGTATGGGTACACATTACTCGCCActctaataaaaataaatctattaattaaaaaataggtGAGGCCTAGGTTAcctcataaaaaatatatgtcCAATCAAATTATGACACATATATTTCAATAATACATACATTAAATAAGGTCTTAATCTTACACACACGACTATTTAATATCGTTTTATTAATTCAAgagtaaaattttatttttccatttaCACATGTCTATTTATAAGTGGTTCCACGTCATAATGGATAATTTACTCGTCTTTTTGTCAAGGCAGCCtagaaaaaacctaaaaaatatcttatcattttaaatttttaataaaattaatataaaattaaaaaaatttactgttgaattatgaaataaattatcacatATATTTAATATGTATAATAGTTTAATTGTAATGTATTGTTTTAAAGAGATAGACATACATTTTTTAtatgataatataaattaaaatatataaatatatattgtatGGATATGAGATTGGATGTGTACTAAAGTATATATATCCGCGCTAATTACGCATTCTCGTGTTCATATTGTATGTTGGGTGTTTTTATCTTACCAGTTgtgtgtatttttattttaatacccATTGAATATAAGTATAATTTTCATCCTACTAGCTGCTGTTGAAATTTGCAAAAGGAAAAGGATTAAGTCTAAAAGGTGATTAGTTTGGTAATTAATTAACCAACGAAAATAAAAGATGTCTCATTTTTCAATGGTTGTGTGCAGCTTGCTCAAGTTTATATGAGGAGTTTTTTAGGCTCCCCACGTTGGGTCCGAAAGTTGGGTCCGAAAGTTGGCTCCGGGCTCCTTCGAACTCAGGAGTTTTTTAGACTCCCCACGTAGTCTCCGAAAGTTGGCTCCGGACTCCTTCACGCCTTTGAGGTCCAAGCTCCACCGCTAGACCAACCCTCTCGGGTTAGGATCTTTTATTGTTGAAAAATCTTTTgtcaattgatttaattaaataaaaactgtAATATAACTTAATTTACAAGCTTGAGTACTCAAGGTCCTGGATCCTTAATAGTGATGACAAGTTGCTTAATTAAGACAAAAGAAAATGGAGAAGGTAGATTAAGAAACATTAATAGAAACATGGtctttattttaaaagaaaacacGTACATAGAGGTCACACATACTgcttaaaataaagaaaatcacACAAGCTGCTAGCTAGCATAGCTTGCCACAACATTATTCATATGTCTGAGACACTGCTGGTTGTTTTTTCCAAGTTTGATCTAAATGACCATGAATGGATGTTGTGTGCTGCACCATTTATTGAAGTAGCAGAAAAACCAATCCTAACAATGTTGGGAAGCACAGCTTTCAAATCAACCGCTTGTGAAATGGTAGAAATTTTACCATTTGCATAAGTGACAACAACAGTCAATGCGTTAGAAGGAGAGTCATAGATTATAGTTACTTTAGTCAATGAACCACTCACCCAGTTCCATTTCACGGTTTTGGTGGAAATTAAGGAGTTGATGTCGATTCCAATATGTCTGTTATAGGGATCAAAAGAATTGGAATAAAGATCAAACTCGACACCAACAAATTGATTGACTGAAGTTTTACTATCAACTACTCCAAAATATAAACTGTCAGAGTTGTCGGGAATCACAGTGTCTTTTGGTGCAATGAAAAAGACTAGTCCATCAGTTGGGGAACGTCCTTCCGCGTTGGCTATGGCGAAAGAAAAGGAAGTGACAAAGCTGGCCACATTGCCAGTAACATTGTCCCAAAGGGTTAAGGGTGTTGTATATAAGGTACGACCGGTAGTTGGAAGAGTTATAGATGGAGGAAGTGGTGTACTGTTGGTCAGTGCCAAGACACCATTGGATAAAATCTGGG
It encodes the following:
- the LOC131637253 gene encoding non-seed lectin-like, giving the protein MAFYRTNLPTQELFFLVLVVFVLLATNINSVQALSFSFTKFSPRNPAITLQGDAQILSNGVLALTNSTPLPPSITLPTTGRTLYTTPLTLWDNVTGNVASFVTSFSFAIANAEGRSPTDGLVFFIAPKDTVIPDNSDSLYFGVVDSKTSVNQFVGVEFDLYSNSFDPYNRHIGIDINSLISTKTVKWNWVSGSLTKVTIIYDSPSNALTVVVTYANGKISTISQAVDLKAVLPNIVRIGFSATSINGAAHNIHSWSFRSNLEKTTSSVSDI